Genomic window (Methyloprofundus sp.):
TATTATCAAAACAGAACAAGGTTTTGCTGAACAAGCAACCCCTTTATTTTTAGAATTAACCAAGGTAAAACTATGATTTATTTTTTAGTAACATTTGCATTCATGATATTAGTGATTGTGGTGATGGCAGTTGGCGTTATTTTTGGCCGCAACGCAATTAAAGGTTCGTGTGGTGGTGCAGGAGCAGGTGACTGTGTTTGTGTGGATAAATGTGATAAAAGAAAAAAATTGGATGCTGAGGCTGAAGCAGCTGGATAGTAATATATCCAGAATATTAGTAATAAAAATCTATGAAAACAAGATATTTTAAAGCAATACTTCTTGTACACACAGCAACACCTATTACATGATAGCACCTCTCTCTAATTGGCAACAAGACCTTGCTAATGCCTTCACTCACCCAATTGATTTACTGCAATATCTAGGCATTTATGATGCAGGCTTTTCACTAGCAGCTAAACAAAACTTTGCCATGCGCGTGCCACGTAGCTATGCTGAATGTATGCGTAAAGGTGATCTTAATGACCCATTGTTAAAGCAAATATTACCTATTGCGGATGAACTAAATAGCCCAGCTCACTACAAAAATGACCCAGTAGGAGATTTGTCCGCTTTAACCGAAAATTGCATCATTCATAAATATCATGGCAGGGTATTATTTATAACCACGGGGGGCTGTGCTATTAATTGTCGCTTCTGTTTTCGGCGTAATTTTCCCTATAGTGAGGTACAACTTAATAAGCAGAATACACACACTGCACTGGAATACTTAACTAATGATGCTAGTATCACAGAAGTGATTCTAAGTGGTGGTGACCCACTGTTACTGAGTGATACAAATTTGGTAGAATTAATAAGTAAGTTAGTTAAAGTTCCTCACCTTAAGCGTATCCGAATTCATACCCGTATTCCTATCGTATTGCCTTCACGTATTACACCAAATTTAATTAATACCCTAAATAATGCTGCTCTACCAATCATTTTGGTGATGCATTGTAATCATGCCAATGAACTTAGCCAACAAGTGACAGCTGCATGTATCAGTTTAAAGCAGACTAATATCAGTTTGCTTAACCAAACAGTATTATTAAAAGATATTAATGATAGTAGTGAAGTGTTGCAAAAATTAAGCGAGAAATTGTTTGCTAGTGGCATTCTACCTTATTATTTGCATTTATTAGATAGAGCTATCGGAACAGCACATTTTGAAATTCAAGAAGAGAAGGCTATTAAAATTCACCAGCAGTTACAGCAGATTTTGCCTGGGTATTTAGTCCCTAAATTAGTTAAAGAACAAGCAGGTGCAGTTGCTAAGAGTTTAATTATATAGTATGGCATTGTTGGGCTTTGATGTTAAATCAAAGGTAATACTTGTATGTCACAACAGATATACTTATTTGAATTTTGTGACTCACAGTACTAATATGCAATAAAACTTTGCTAAATTTTGATTTTAGTGGCATAAAGAAACTGTTGGGTTTTGTGTTATTGCCTTTGAGTAATAACCGTATCTCTATGGAACTCTGACATAAAGTTACAACCCATTTTCTTATTAGATTAAGGGGAAGAGCAATGCAACAAATTAAATTAGCATTTTATGGCTTTAAAGCAATGATTGTTATGCTTGTTTTATTTAGCCTGAGTACCAGCGTTTATGCCAAAAATGATGATTGCTGGGTTGATTTATATGATGATACGCAATTTTCTGGCAAATATATTCGACTTAAAGGTCCTATTCAATTAGCCAGTTTACAGAAAGTACAATGGACTAACTGGGATAAGAAAATTGAAAGCATTAAGGTCGGCCCTAAAGCTACATTGACGGTTTTTGAAAATAAAAACTTTAAACTGACTTTGGCAGAAATGGCTAACCACCCTGTGTTAATGAAGTCATTAGGTATTACCATGCAAGATGTTCTGGAAGATTCTGAGCTGATCTTTCATGCAAATTCTAATGTACATGGTTTTGGTGAGTTTGATTTTTATCATAAAATCAGGTCTTTGAAAGTTGGCTGTGTTAAATAAAAATTAATTTCAGAAAAAGTAGCAGTTCAGGACTGCTTGAATTGATTGTTGATACAGGTTCGATAGACTCTAAAAAGCGTTGCTGGCCTTCGTATGTGGCTGGTGACGCTAGTGTGGTTTAGTCCTAATAAATAAAGGTCTTTGTGCTTGAAAATGTCTGGAAAACTTACTATCCTCGGCTACCATTCACATACGCCGCCGTTAATTCATGCGCAGGTGTTTCAAAAATCTGTTTGCATTAACATAGACGATTGCATTGGGATTGCCTGAGACAGTTTTAATGCTTTGTTGGTTGTCGCCAATGATCACACGAGGTTTTACTTGTGTGTTTTGCAGATCGAAATATTGTAGAAATAACTCTAGCGTTGAACGACCTTCTGCTTTGTTGGCCACGGTAATGGGAGCATTGAGTCCTCCCACGTCTTGCCAATTACTAATTTTCCCGTAACTTCTCATTATCCACTGGCACCTTTATAATCAATTAGTTATGAGTCAAAAAAACAGAGAAAAATAATTTTAGTTATAAAAAACTGCTTTAAGTTATTGATTTTATAATTTCAAAAGGCTTAAAAATGAAATATAGAACTTTTCGACCTCTGTAAGTCACTGAAAAATAACATGCCAGTGGATAATGAGAAGTTACATTTCCCCCGTGTAAATATCGATAATTTGTTGTTTATCCAGTGTCGTGACTGGGTTGTCCATATTAATGATAATGCCGATGCCATATAAAGCAATGGTAAAGCTCAGTAAATCTGTTTCATTGTTTTTTAAGGCGCGTGAAGCCATACCTATATTGGCAATCCCTGTGCGCGCACCATTCACGCCACGCGAAGGGCGGCCTGTTTGTACATCGATGCGTACATTAGGGTATAACGATTCAAAACGTTTGCCCATTTCAGCGACTACTGGAGCGACGGTACTGGAGCCTGTAATGACACAATTTGTGTATATTTGTATTATGAGGTGATGTTGGGAGGGTGCTCCATGCGGCACTGATTATAAGAGCCAAGGCAGTAAATATACTTAGTTTTTCATTGGCATCTCCATGTTGGTAAAAGTATTTTAGTTAGATAGCTTTAGATAAAGTCGTAGTAATTAGGTAATCCTTACATTTAATTGGTCTGAATAAATAAATTGAGGTAAGGGTTTTTATCAATTTACCCCTTAAGCCTAAATTGGTAATTGCTGGTAAATTATAATACTTAACACCCTTACTTTCTGCTTCTGTTAAAATACTCTCTTTAAGCGAATAAAACGTGCCGACGCATTGCTTTCATATTTTATTATTGTAATTAATACACGATGGATTTAAAACATATACGAAATTTCTCTATTATTGCGCATATCGATCATGGGAAATCAACATTAGCTGACCGCTTTATTCAACTATGTGGTGGCTTATCAGACCGTGAAATGGCTGCGCAAGTACTCGATTCTATGGATATAGAACGAGAAAGAGGCATTACGATTAAAGCACAAAGTGTGACGCTTGATTTTACTGCAAAAGACGGTAAAACTTACCAGTTAAACTTTATTGATACGCCAGGACATGTAGATTTTTCCTATGAGGTCTCCCGTTCTTTATCTGCTTGTGAAGGTGCTTTATTGGTTGTTGATGCAGCGCAAGGAGTAGAGGCACAAAGTGTTGCAAATTGCTATACAGCGATTGAACTTGGTCTGGAAGTTATGCCCATACTGAATAAAATAGATTTACCTTCCGCTGAACCTGAAAAAGTTATTCAGGAAATTGAAGATATTATTGGTATATCTGCTGAAGGTGCTCTACGTGTCAGTGCCAAAACAGGTTTAGGTGTTGCTGATGTATTAGAAGAGTTAGTGCATGTTATTCCTGCACCAACAGGCGATGCTGATGAGCCATTACAAGCGTTAATTATTGATTCTTGGTTTGATAATTATTTAGGAGTGGTTTCCTTGGTTAAGATTGTTAATGGAACCTTGCGTAAAAAGCAAAAAATTACCATTATGTCTACAGGTAATAGCTTTATAGCTGAGCGAATTGGTGTTTTTACTCCAAAACGAGAAGATACTTTAGAATTACAAACGGGGCAGGTAGGTTTCGTTGTTGCTGCTATTAAAGATATTTTTGGTGCGCCAGTAGGGGATACCATTACCCATACTGACAAACCTTGTACTGAGGCTTTAACTGGGTTTCAGAAAGTTCAGCCTAGAGTATTTGCGGGGCTTTATCCTGTAAGTTCTGATGACTATGAAGATTTACGTGAGTCATTAAATAAGCTACGCCTTAATGATGCGGCATTACAATTTGAACCAGAAACATCAACAGCACTAGGTTTTGGGTTTCGTTGTGGTTTCTTAGGCATGTTGCATATGGAAATTGTGCAAGAACGCTTAGAGCGTGAATATAATGTTGATTTGATTACTACTGCACCAACGGTTGTTTATGAAGTAGAAACGAATAAAGGTGATGTATTAAAAGTTGATAATCCTGCTAAACTTCCTGATGTCGGCTCAATAGCGATGATTAGGGAGCCTATTATTCAGGCGAATATTTTGGTTCCACAAGAATACTTAGGCAATGTTATTAGTCTATGTATAGAAAAACGTGGTGTGCAAGTTAATATGCAATATATGGGTAGTCAAGTTTCGTTAAATTATGAATTGCCTTTGAGTGAAGTGGTCTTGGATTTTTTTGATCGTTTAAAATCTGTAAGTCGTGGCTATGCATCTTTTGAATATGAATTTAAGCGTTTTGAAGAAGCAGATTTAGTTAAATTAGATGTCTTGATTAATGGCGATAAAGTAGATGCGCTTTCAATTTTAGTGCATAGAAATTTAAGTCAGGGTCGTGGCCGTGAGTTAGTCGATAAAATGAAAGATCTCATTCCTAGACAAATGTATGACGTGGCCATCCAGGCCGCTATCGGTGCAAAAATTATTGCTCGATCAAGTGTTAAGGCCATGCGTAAGAATGTTACCGCTAAATGTTATGGTGGTGATATTTCCCGTAAGAAAAAATTGCTGGAAAAGCAGAAAGCGGGTAAAAAGCGTATGAAACAAGTGGGTAGTATTGAAATTCCACAAGAGGCCTTTTTGGCTGTCTTGCAAGTTAATAAAGAGTCATAAGGTAAGAAATAAGTTATGGATTTTGATTTTTCGTTTTTTCTATTTGCGGCATCATTAGTAACAGGTATTATTTGGTACGGGTATTTATACCGCTTGAAAAGTGCCAATATTGAATACAGTGAAGAAAATGAGCCATTATTGGTTGAGTATGCGCGGTCTTTTTTTCCAATCGTACTGATTGTTTTCTTATTGCGTTCTTTTATTGCTGAACCGTTTCGAATTCCTTCAGGTTCGATGATGCCGACATTATTGATTGGTGATTTTATTTTGGTTAATAAATTTACCTATGGTATTCGAATTCCGATAATCAATAAAAAAATTATTGATATTAACGAGCCACAAAGGGGTGATGCGGTTGTATTTCGTTATCCTAAGCAGCCTGAAGTTGACTACATTAAGCGAGTAATCGGCTTGCCGGGCGATCGCATTCGCTATGTGAACAAGCAGTTAACGATTAATGACCAGCCAATTGGTCAAGTTTCTCTAGGGCGATATCAAGGACTTGGGCAAGGAAAAACCATGACGGGTGCTGAGATATTAACGGAAGATTTACAAAGACTAAAACACGATATCTTAATAAATCATCGTGCGCCAAATATTAAAGGAACTTATATTGTGCCGCAAGGACATTATTTTGTCATGGGGGATAATCGAGATAATAGTAATGATAGTCGTTACTGGGGCACGGTACCGGAAGAAAACTTGGTTGGTAGAGCATTTTTTATTTGGATGAACTGGGATTGGGAGAATACAGGGATTGGGTTTAGTCGTATAGGCACGATTATCAACTAGGGGGGGATATATGTACAGTACAAATAAGCATCAACAGGGTATAACACTTATATCTTTGATTTTTTTATTAGGATTAATCGCTTTTTTTACGTTATTAGTTTTAAAAATAGCACCCATTTATATGGACCATAGTAAGGTAGTGCACTCTTTGGAGAGTTTGAAGCGTCGACCTGATATAGAGAGGCAAAGTAAGCAAGCGGTATGGGTATCATTAAGTAAACAGTTTAATATAGCTTATGTTAGTCATATTAAAAAGAAAGATGTCACTATTACCTCGCGTGCCAGATATTTAAAAGTACAAATTATTTATCATGTTAAGCAGCCTCTTTTTGGAAATTTAAGTGTTTGGGTTGACTTTGACAACTCAATTGAAGTTGGTGCTTTGTGATAAAAGCACCAGAAATTTTGTGTAAAAAATTAGGATTAAGCTTTTCAGAGCCGGAATGGTTTACCTTGGCTCTGAGTCATCGCAGTGTTGGTGCAAAAAACAATGAACGTCTTGAATTTTTAGGGGATTCCATTTTAGGCTTTGTGATAGCTGAAGCCCTTTATAATAAATTCCCAGAGGCAAGCGAAGGTGTGCTAAGTCGGCTTAGAGCTAGCTTAGTGAATCAAGAGTCTTTAGCTGCACTTGCGCGGCAGCACAATATCGGTGACTATCTTATTTTAGGTTCTGGCGAACTAAAAAGTGGCGGTTACCGGCGAGCTTCAATATTATCGGATGCTTTAGAGGCCATTATGGGCGCGATAATTAAGGATCAAGGCATAGAAAATTGCAAAACTTGGATTCTGCAATTATTTGCTACGCGCATAGCTGAATTACACTTGGATAATTGGCAAAAAGACCCTAAAACACGATTGCAGGAATTATTGCAGGCTAGGCAGTTAGATATTCCGACTTATATTTTGGCGAGTCAATCAGGCTTGCCACATGAGCAAACTTTTAAAGTGGAATGTTCTATCCCGCTATTTGACAAAAATGTTATCGGTGCTGGTGTTTCAAGAAAAAAAGCGGAACAACAAGCCGCTGAACTTATGTTGGCAAAAATTGCCCAGGAAAGTTAGATGAATTGTGGATATGTTGCCTTTATAGGTCAACCAAATGTAGGTAAATCAACCCTGATGAATCATCTATTGGGGCAAAAAGTAAGTATTACATCGCGCAAACCGCAAACTACCCGACATCAAATATTAGGCATTAATACTAATAAGAAAGGTCAAGCGATCTATATGGATACCCCGGGTATGCATGAGAGTAGCAAAAAAGCATTTAATCGCTACTTGAATAGAACGGCTGAAACAACTCTATTAGGTGTTGATTTAGTCGTCTGGTTAATTGATGGTTTGGCGTGGCGAGATTATGATGATGTCATATTTGAGAAACTTGAGAAAGCAGGACTTCCTGTTATCTTGGCAGTTAACAAAATTGATCGAGTAAAAAATAAGGAAGATATTTTTGCATTTTTTGATGATGCGCAAAAAAAGTTTCCATTTAAACAAATCGTACCTATTTCTGCTTTAAAGAAAACTAATTTAAGCTTATTGGATGATTTGATTATGGAGTTGTTGCCTGAAGGTAATATCATTTATCCTGAAGATCAAATTACGGATCGCCCTGAACGATTTTTTGTTGCTGAAATTGTAAGAGAAAAATTAACACGCCGTTTAGGTGATGAGTTACCTTATGCATTGACTGTTGAAATTGAGCGTTATGAGGAATTGCCGCATGTTACCAAAATTTATGCATTAATTTGGGTGGAGCGCGAAACTCAAAAAAATATTGTCATTGGTAAACAAGGTGAGCTTCTAAAAAGTATTGGTATGGAAGCTCGAAAAGATATAGAAAACCTAATTGGTAATAAAGTTTATTTGCAATTATGGGTAAAAGTAAAATCTGGTTGGTCAGATAATGAACGTGCCCTACAAAGTTTAGGTTTTAAAGAGTAGTTGTTGAGCTAATAAGGCTATTAAACTGTTAATCCCTGTATTTAAGAGCCTATGAGCCAAAGTTTACGCGCTGGTTTTTTGTTGCACCATATAAATTATCAAGAAAGTAGTTTGATAATTGATGTGTTTACCCAAGAGTTAGGGCGTGTTTCTATTATTGCTAAAGGTATTAGGCAGCAAAAATCACATTATCTTGGTATTTTAAGACCCTTCATACCATTAAATATTGCTTTTTCTGGTACTCGAGAGCTAAAAACTTTGACGCATGTAGAAACTTTAGGTACTGAACTGCTATTGCCAGGTATCAATACTTTTTGTGGCTTTTATCTAAATGAGTTACTTCGATATTTTTTACCGCTAGCTGAGCCTCATGCTGATATTTTTATTGACTATGTGAACTGCTTACAGCAGCTTAAAATAGAACATACTCATATTGAAGCTAGCTTACGTATTTTTGAAATACAATTAATGCAAGCAATTGGCTATGGTTTACCATTAGTCGCGGACTATTTAACGCACAAAGTTATCGAGCCAGAATTAAACTATCGCTTTGATATTGTACAAGGTGCCACAGTTGATCAAAATGGCAAGATTCAGGGAGCCACTTTGCTTGCTATGCAAGCACAAATTTTTACCACGGCACAACAACTAAATGAAGCAAAATGGTTGATGCGGCAGGTTATTGATACCCACTTACAGGGTAAAAAACTAAAAAGCCGACTTTTAATTTCAAAACTTATGCAAAAAGAAATATGCAAGAGCAATTAATTTTACTAGGGGTCAATATTGACCATGTTGCAACCTTAAGACAAGCGCGTGGTACACGCTATCCTGAGCCATTACAAGCGGCTCTTATTGCTGAGCAGGCTGGTGCCGATGGTATTACTGCGCATTTGCGTGAAGATCGCCGCCATATGCAAGATCGCGATATGTATTTGTTAAAAGAAATGCTACATACGCGCTTAAATTTTGAAATGGCGGTCACTGATGAAATGCTGGGTATTGCCAGCCAGGTTAAGCCTTATGCTTGTTGTTTAGTACCTGAGAAACGTGAGGAATTAACGACAGAAGGCGGTTTAGACGTTGCTGGCAGTCTACAGAAATTGCAACATGCCTGCGCTCATTTAGGGGAGAATGATATTGAAGTTTCTCTCTTTATTGATCCGGAAGAGCAGCAAATTGATGCAGCAGTCCAAGCTGGAGCCCCTGTTATTGAATTACATACTGGGCGCTATGCAGGTGCAAGTAATAAACAGCAATTGCATGATGAGTTAAAACGTATTCAGCAGGCAGCAAGTTATGCACACAGTGCTGGCTTACAGGTTAATGCTGGTCATGGCCTAAATCTTGCGAATGTAGAAGCTATTGCAAAAATACCTGAAATTATAGAGTTGAATATTGGGCATGCCATTATTGCACAGGCTGTTTTTTCTGGGTTAGAAATAGCAGTACGTGATATGAAACAAATAATGAGAAATGCTAGGCTGTAATGCATAAATTAGACTACCGGCAATTAACATCAATTGGAGATAAAGAGACCAACCAAGACTATATGCTGGTTGATATTACCGATGATTGTGCTGTATTTATTGTTGCTGATGGGTTAGGCGGGCATAAGGCGGGTGAAATGGCATCGCATTATTTTTGCCATAGTTTTGTTCATTTAGCTGCTAAATATGGTCCATTGGTGAATCGCTCTCCCAATAAAGTTGTTAGAAAATGGTTATTTAAATCCATTAAAATGATGGAGAAGGCTTTTCAGGGAGACCCCGTTGCAAAAGATGCTTACACAACTTGTGCGATACTTATTTTGACGAAAAAGCACGTTATTAGTGCGCACTGTGGTGATTCACGAATTTATCGCATTAATAAGGGGGGCATAGTTTGGCGCACTAAAGACCACTCAATTCCTCAGCAGTTATTTGACGGTGGTGAATTGGAAGAACATGAAATGGGGACCCATCCAGAGCAAAATCAGTTAACACGATGTATTAATATTGCTAATAAGTTTTCCCCTGAAATTCATGTTTTTTCTGAACCTAAATTAGGGGAGACTTATGTTTTATGTAGTGATGGTTTTTGGGAGTTCACTAAAGAACACGAGTTTATCAGTTTGGCAACTGAAGCAATGGATAAAGACTGTTTGCTAAAACGCGCAAAAATGGCACTTTTTCGGGCGAGTGGTAAAGCTGATAACCTTACTGTTCAGTGGGTAAGAGTTGGTGTATAAAGTCAAAATTTATATTTGCCAAGGATATGGCTTTATAGGTAGCAATGCATGCAAGTATTATGAAAATAAGGCCGCTTATTTTATGTAATATAGGTAACGGTATTTTGTTTAGTAAAGAGCGTCCTGCAGCAACACCAATAATAGTGGTGGTTGCCAAAGCCAAAGTAGCACCAACCCATATTGCTAGAGGTAATGCAGTACTACTTAATGCGACGACCGCAAGTTGTGTCTTATCAGCAAATTCGGCAACAGTGATCAATAGAAAAGTGGTTAAAAAAATACCATGACTACTTTTTTCAGGTAAGTCCTCATCTTCTGAATCGTCTTCGTTAAAAAATAAGGCGTGTAAGCCAAATAATGCAAATAATATGGCGACTACACTGGCTACAATATAATCAGGAACCCAATTGGCAATCGCAACTCCAAACATGACCGCCAAAGTATTAAGTAAAGCAAATGCAGCAATGGCACCTAAAATAACAGGTGTGGCTCGATGCCTAGCCGCAAGTGACATGCAAACTAATTGGCTTTTATCACCTATTTCAGCTGCAATAATAAGTGCATAGCTAGTACTAATGGGAGTGAACCACTCAATGAATAAAGGGGGGAAGTTAAGTGTGAAAGTTTCCATTTGTTAATTGCAGTGGTGGACTAGAAAGGCTAAATTTATTAAGGGACTATATAAAAAATGAGTAGGCAGTATACAGGTATTTAGTACTTTGGTATTGGTAATTGAAAATGAGACTATCTACGCAAATAGCTTATGGTTAAGCGTAAATCAATTTTTATGTGACAGTAATCATATTTCCAAAATGTCATGATTTTAGGATAATAGTTGTTCTTATTCATTAAGGCCTTAAAATAAACAAAATTTATTGAATTATCACAGAGAGAAATAAAACTGAATGGCATTATTACGCTTAAAAAAAGTTTCGATCGCTTTTGGTACACATGCACTATTAAAGCAAGCTGAATTCCAGCTGGATGAAGGGGAGAGAGTTGGTCTATTAGGACGAAATGGCGAAGGTAAATCTACGCTCATGAAAATTATCATGCAACACATTCATGCTGATGAAGGTGAGGTTTGGCGCAAACCAGAGTTGCGTATTGCTGTTTTGGAGCAAATGCCGCAACTACCGGATGAAGAGACTATTTATGATGTTGTTGCCGGCGGTTTAGGAGAAGTAGGAGAATGGATTAAGCGCTATCATGAGCTAACCCTGCATATGACTGAAATGGATGATGCCGTTCTGAAGGAAATGGGAGACTTGCAGCATAAACTAGATGTGCATAATGGTTGGCAGATTCAGCAACGGGTCGAAAGCACACTAAGTCGTTTAAATTTACCTGCTGATACAAAAGTAAAAGGGCTATCAGGTGGCTGGAAGCGTCGCGTTTCTTTAGCAAAAGCCTTAGTCATAGATCCGGAAGTGCTATTGTTAGATGAGCCGACCAACCATTTAGACTTAGAAAGTATTATGTGGTTAGAGGATCAATTACTTAATTTTAAAGGTGCTATTTTATTTGTTACCCATGATCGATCTTTTCTACAGAAATTAGCAACTCGCATTATTGATTTAGACCGAGGGAAACTCATTTCTTGGCCAGGTGATTATGCAGATTATTTAGTAAAAAAAGCCGCTTCTTTAGAAGAAGAAGCAACCCAAAATGCTTTATTTGATAAAAAATTGGCACAAGAAGAGGTATGGGTACGTCAAGGTATTAAAGCGCGTAGAACACGTAATGAAGGTCGGGTAAGAGCACTGGAAGCATTGCGTAAAGAACGATCACTGCGCCGCAACTTGCAGGGAACCACTAAACTATCTGTTGATGCAGGTAAAGCGTCGGGTAAAAAAGTAGTTGAAATGCACGATGTGAGTTTTGCTTACCCTGACAAGCTAATCGTAAAAGATTTTTCGAGTGTGATTCAGCGTGGTGATAAAATTGGCCTCATTGGTCCTAATGGTGCTGGTAAGACAACTTTCTTAAAATTATTGTTAAAAGAAATAGAACCTAATGCCGGTGAAGTCACTCAAGGTACCAAATTAGAAGTTGCCTACTTTGACCAGTTACGCGAAATGTTGGACCCGGAAATAAGTGTGGCGGATACTATCGCAGGCGGGAATGATCATGTGGTCATTAATGGAGAGCCGCGACACGTAATGTCATACTTAAATGATTTTCTCTTCGCGCCAGCACGTGCTCGTTCTCCAGTCAAAACCTTGTCGGGTGGTGAAAAAAATCGTTTGTTGTTAGCAAAGTTATTTACCAAGACAGCAAACTTGATTATTATGGATGAGCCGACTAATGATTTGGATATGGAAACTCTGGAGTTATTAGAAGAGCGTTTAGTGGACTATAAAGGTACTTTATTAATTGTTAGCCATGATAGAGCCTTTTTAGATAATGTTGTTACCAGTGTCTTTGTTTTTGAAGGTGAGGGTGTTGTAGGAGAGTATGTTGGTGGTTATTCAGACTGGATGGCCTATAATCAAAGTTTAATCAAAGAAGCAAAAGCAAAGTCTCCTAAAGCTAGCCCTGAAAAAGCAACGACAGCACCAGTCAAAAAGAAAAAACTTAGCTATAAAGAGCAAAAAGAACTAGATGAATTGCCAGCTATTATTGAAAGTTTAGATGGTAAACAAGCAAATATGAATAATCAAATATCAAGTGCTACGTTTTATCAGCAAGAACAGTCGGCAGTACAGTTAGTGTTAGATGATTTAGCAAAAGTTGAGGCTGACCTAGAGCAAGCCTATCAGCGATGGGATGAGCTGGAAGCATTATTAGATTAATTGATTGCAAAATAAGTAATACTGTTTTATTATGGGCGGCTGTTCAATGTTCTTTGAACAGCCTAATATTTGGAGAGCTGGCCGAGCGGCCGAAGGCGCACGCCTGGAAAGTGTGTATACGGCAACGTATCAAGGGTTCGAATCCCTTGCTCTCCGCCATTATTGATAAGGCATTGATTTTAAATTAGAATATGCTTGTCGGAGAGTTGATTTGAATCAGAAAGTGTATTAGTTCGTGTGAGCTAATGTGTATCATTTCTGGATGAATGGTTATTATCTTAACAAATACTAAAAATAGTCAAGTAATTTATTCTTGGCTATCTTATAGAAAGGACTTTCACAGTCCTTTTTTTGTGCCATTTATTTCCTAACGTTTATTCTCAATTAAACGAACCATCAATAGCTTTTAAAAAACAAGCATTTCTATTCTTCTGCTATTTCATCAAGCAACTAAGCCCCCTCCAATTTAATCTAAAAACTTAGATTGTTCTAACACAGTCAATTTTG
Coding sequences:
- a CDS encoding pyridoxine 5-phosphate synthase, encoding MQEQLILLGVNIDHVATLRQARGTRYPEPLQAALIAEQAGADGITAHLREDRRHMQDRDMYLLKEMLHTRLNFEMAVTDEMLGIASQVKPYACCLVPEKREELTTEGGLDVAGSLQKLQHACAHLGENDIEVSLFIDPEEQQIDAAVQAGAPVIELHTGRYAGASNKQQLHDELKRIQQAASYAHSAGLQVNAGHGLNLANVEAIAKIPEIIELNIGHAIIAQAVFSGLEIAVRDMKQIMRNARL
- a CDS encoding GTP-binding protein LepA translates to MDLKHIRNFSIIAHIDHGKSTLADRFIQLCGGLSDREMAAQVLDSMDIERERGITIKAQSVTLDFTAKDGKTYQLNFIDTPGHVDFSYEVSRSLSACEGALLVVDAAQGVEAQSVANCYTAIELGLEVMPILNKIDLPSAEPEKVIQEIEDIIGISAEGALRVSAKTGLGVADVLEELVHVIPAPTGDADEPLQALIIDSWFDNYLGVVSLVKIVNGTLRKKQKITIMSTGNSFIAERIGVFTPKREDTLELQTGQVGFVVAAIKDIFGAPVGDTITHTDKPCTEALTGFQKVQPRVFAGLYPVSSDDYEDLRESLNKLRLNDAALQFEPETSTALGFGFRCGFLGMLHMEIVQERLEREYNVDLITTAPTVVYEVETNKGDVLKVDNPAKLPDVGSIAMIREPIIQANILVPQEYLGNVISLCIEKRGVQVNMQYMGSQVSLNYELPLSEVVLDFFDRLKSVSRGYASFEYEFKRFEEADLVKLDVLINGDKVDALSILVHRNLSQGRGRELVDKMKDLIPRQMYDVAIQAAIGAKIIARSSVKAMRKNVTAKCYGGDISRKKKLLEKQKAGKKRMKQVGSIEIPQEAFLAVLQVNKES
- a CDS encoding GTPase; this translates as MNCGYVAFIGQPNVGKSTLMNHLLGQKVSITSRKPQTTRHQILGINTNKKGQAIYMDTPGMHESSKKAFNRYLNRTAETTLLGVDLVVWLIDGLAWRDYDDVIFEKLEKAGLPVILAVNKIDRVKNKEDIFAFFDDAQKKFPFKQIVPISALKKTNLSLLDDLIMELLPEGNIIYPEDQITDRPERFFVAEIVREKLTRRLGDELPYALTVEIERYEELPHVTKIYALIWVERETQKNIVIGKQGELLKSIGMEARKDIENLIGNKVYLQLWVKVKSGWSDNERALQSLGFKE
- a CDS encoding DNA repair protein RecO (recombination protein O), with the protein product MSQSLRAGFLLHHINYQESSLIIDVFTQELGRVSIIAKGIRQQKSHYLGILRPFIPLNIAFSGTRELKTLTHVETLGTELLLPGINTFCGFYLNELLRYFLPLAEPHADIFIDYVNCLQQLKIEHTHIEASLRIFEIQLMQAIGYGLPLVADYLTHKVIEPELNYRFDIVQGATVDQNGKIQGATLLAMQAQIFTTAQQLNEAKWLMRQVIDTHLQGKKLKSRLLISKLMQKEICKSN
- a CDS encoding ribonuclease III, whose protein sequence is MIKAPEILCKKLGLSFSEPEWFTLALSHRSVGAKNNERLEFLGDSILGFVIAEALYNKFPEASEGVLSRLRASLVNQESLAALARQHNIGDYLILGSGELKSGGYRRASILSDALEAIMGAIIKDQGIENCKTWILQLFATRIAELHLDNWQKDPKTRLQELLQARQLDIPTYILASQSGLPHEQTFKVECSIPLFDKNVIGAGVSRKKAEQQAAELMLAKIAQES
- a CDS encoding signal peptidase I; protein product: MDFDFSFFLFAASLVTGIIWYGYLYRLKSANIEYSEENEPLLVEYARSFFPIVLIVFLLRSFIAEPFRIPSGSMMPTLLIGDFILVNKFTYGIRIPIINKKIIDINEPQRGDAVVFRYPKQPEVDYIKRVIGLPGDRIRYVNKQLTINDQPIGQVSLGRYQGLGQGKTMTGAEILTEDLQRLKHDILINHRAPNIKGTYIVPQGHYFVMGDNRDNSNDSRYWGTVPEENLVGRAFFIWMNWDWENTGIGFSRIGTIIN
- a CDS encoding L-lysine 2,3-aminomutase — encoded protein: MIAPLSNWQQDLANAFTHPIDLLQYLGIYDAGFSLAAKQNFAMRVPRSYAECMRKGDLNDPLLKQILPIADELNSPAHYKNDPVGDLSALTENCIIHKYHGRVLFITTGGCAINCRFCFRRNFPYSEVQLNKQNTHTALEYLTNDASITEVILSGGDPLLLSDTNLVELISKLVKVPHLKRIRIHTRIPIVLPSRITPNLINTLNNAALPIILVMHCNHANELSQQVTAACISLKQTNISLLNQTVLLKDINDSSEVLQKLSEKLFASGILPYYLHLLDRAIGTAHFEIQEEKAIKIHQQLQQILPGYLVPKLVKEQAGAVAKSLII